A genomic window from Neoarius graeffei isolate fNeoGra1 chromosome 5, fNeoGra1.pri, whole genome shotgun sequence includes:
- the LOC132886960 gene encoding ras-related protein Rab-39B-like, with protein MDLTLWQYQFRIIMLGDSTVGKSSMLKRYTENQFLECINETVGVDFYVHFLEVEPGMMIKLQFWDTAGQERFRSVTRSYYRNSVGGLLVFDVGNRASFEHVRDWYAEVCEHVMPHTMIFVLVGHKSDRESDGERTVSKDEAKKLAAQLGTTYVEASAKTGQNIQMCFEILAQEIYQGLQNGEVGLREGWDGIKSSALQAQQLESLHESEQTSEKKRCC; from the exons ATGGACCTGACACTGTGGCAGTATCAGTTCCGTATCATCATGCTGGGAGACTCTACGGTGGGCAAGTCATCCATGCTGAAGCGCTACACAGAGAACCAGTTCCTTGAGTGTATTAATGAAACCGTTGGAGTGGACTTTTATGTGCATTTCCTGGAGGTGGAACCTGGTATGATGATCAAACTCCAATTCTGGGACACAGCTGGACAAGAGAGGTTCAG GTCAGTGACACGCTCCTACTACCGGAACTCAGTTGGAGGCCTTTTGGTGTTCGATGTGGGGAATCGTGCCTCGTTTGAGCATGTGAGAGACTGGTACGCAGAAGTGTGTGAGCACGTCATGCCTCATACCATGATCTTTGTGCTGGTGGGTCATAAGAGTGACCGTGAGTCGGATGGAGAGCGCACTGTCTCCAAAGATGAGGCTAAGAAGCTGGCTGCTCAACTCGGAACAACATATGTGGAAGCCTCGGCCAAAACGGGCCAGAATATCCAAATGTGCTTTGAGATACTGGCACAGGAAATCTATCAGGGCCTGCAGAACGGAGAGGTGGGGCTCAGAGAGGGCTGGGATGGAATAAAGAGTTCGGCTCTACAAGCACAACAATTAGAGAGTCTCCATGAAAGTGAGCAAACAAGTGAGAAAAAACGCTGCTGTTAG
- the si:dkey-34d22.1 gene encoding discoidin, CUB and LCCL domain-containing protein 1 isoform X1 has translation MKVKLRVVWDAVRVFMTLWSVFSVHTVLLVHGQEGDGCGHTVLSPKSGTVASRNYPGTYPNHTQCVWTLKVPTGYTLRLTFGDFDLEWSKDCKAGSLTITDKSKAINLGPLCGQLAASDKSMLVNSSEVTVHFVSSTHRSGRGFLLSYSTNRHPDLISCLHRGSHFTSQQISVFCPGGCKDVAGEIWGQHGQGYRDTSMLCKAAIHAGVISDNLGGIINVTRHRGITLYEPSFANGVLSRIGSLSDKRLVFSRACDSLLAVMTFNASSMSEDVDRLNWIPENGNSRGQFVKWHASSEDQQPWLELELFNQSNITGIITEGLSNSFIETYIIKFRKDHKTWKNYKDATSKEKKVFEAYSDGHTMALNSLFPPITARYLQIWPQRWHRRVSVQVQVLGCPLPGLIPRSRPGGSSVEKTVPTETVLPNEFSTESPVVISSSQNSNHPVILVIGVVLCVALCVWCLLAGLLWRRRKKGVNMNKCCLDTDCQGVHGKKLPYTESELVSYPLARSIHDSLPNPPLNEYAEPDVLASGPKVGVTFRPPLDEGYTVPFSINHYDTPNQLPQYAEPLRLEPEYATPFNEPVLDPSITTQLKTLQNFSHLHTAPSALQYDCPAHRRLSNGYCTPFISGITNYTQPQPVDSVVQHTYHEPL, from the exons GTGATGGTTGTGGACACACAGTCTTGAGTCCCAAGAGTGGCACCGTGGCCTCACGGAACTACCCCGGCACCTACCCCaaccacacacagtgtgtgtggacCCTGAAAGTGCCGACAGGATACACACTGCGCCTCACCTTCGGGGACTTTGACCTGGAATGGAGTAAGGACTGCAAAGCTGGATCTCTTACCATCACTGACAAAAGTAAAGCCATCAACTTGG GACCTCTGTGTGGACAGCTGGCTGCCTCAGACAAGAGCATGTTGGTGAACAGTAGTGAAGTGACAGTGCACTTTGTGTCCAGCACTCACCGCTCTGGACGAGGCTTCCTGCTGTCTTACTCAACCAACCGACACCCAG ACCTCATATCATGTCTTCACAGAGGAAGCCACTTCACCTCCCAGCAGATCAG TGTGTTTTGTCCTGGGGGCTGCAAGGATGTGGCAGGGGAGATCTGGGGTCAGCATGGACAAGGCTACAGAGAT ACCTCCATGCTATGCAAAGCTGCAATCCATGCAGGGGTCATATCAGACAACCTGGGAGGCATAATTAATGTGACCCGGCACAGAGGCATCACGCTGTACGAACCGAGTTTTGCTAATGGAGTTCTGTCCAGAAT AGGGTCATTGTCCGATAAGAGGCTAGTCTTCAGCAGAG CATGTGACAGTCTGTTAGCGGTTATGACCTTCAATGCATCCTCCATGTCGGAGGATGTGGACAGACTGAACTGGATTCCAGAAAATGGGAACTCAAgaggccagtttgtaaagtggcaCGCCAGCAGTGAGGATCAGCAACCATGGCTGGAGCTGGAGCTCTTTAATCAGAGCAACATCACAG gaataaTAACAGAGGGACTGTCAAACTCTTTCATTGAGACTTACATAATCAAGTTTCGCAAAGACCACAAAACCTGGAAAAATTACAAGGATGCAACCAGCAAAGAGAAAAAG GTGTTTGAAGCCTACTCTGATGGCCACACAATGGCTCTCAACAGCCTGTTTCCCCCAATAACAGCCCGTTACCTCCAGATCTGGCCCCAGCGCTGGCACAGAAGAGTCTCTGTACAGGTGCAAGTGCTTGGCTGTCCATTGCCTGGGTTGATTCCCCGATCCCGCCCTGGTG GATCCAGCGTGGAGAAGACGGTTCCCACAGAAACCGTGCTGCCAAATGAGTTCTCCACGGAGAGTCCTGTGGTCATAAGCTCAAGCCAAA ATTCCAACCATCCAGTGATATTGGTGATCGGTGTGGTTCTGTgtgtggctctgtgtgtgtggtgtctgtTGGCAGGACTGTTGTGGAGGAGAAG GAAAAAGGGTGTGAACATGAATAAGTGTTGCCTCGACACAG ACTGTCAAGGTGTCCATGGGAAAAAACTGCCATATACAGAATCAGAGCTTGTGTCCTACCCTCTGGCGAGGAGCATCCATGACAGCCTGCCTAACCCTCCTCTCAATG AGTATGCTGAGCCTGATGTTCTTGCAAGTGGCCCGAAAGTGGGTGTCACCTTCCGGCCACCTCTGGATGAGGGCTACACTGTTCCCTTTTCCATTAACCATTATGACACACCAAATCAGCTTCCTCAATACGCTGAGCCCCTGCGGCTCGAGCCAGAATACGCCACACCATTCAACGAGCCTGTCCTTGATCCCTCCATCACCACACAGCTAAAGACTCTGCAGAACTTCTCTCACCTTCATACAGCTCCCAGTGCCTTACAATATGACTGCCCTGCTCACCGACGTCTTTCTAATGGATACTGCACTCCTTTTATCAGCGGCATCACAAACTACACACAACCCCAGCCTGTAGATTCGGTAGTGCAGCATACATATCACGAGCCCCTGTGA
- the si:dkey-34d22.1 gene encoding discoidin, CUB and LCCL domain-containing protein 1 isoform X2 → MKVKLRVVWDAVRVFMTLWSVFSVHTVLLVHGQEGDGCGHTVLSPKSGTVASRNYPGTYPNHTQCVWTLKVPTGYTLRLTFGDFDLEWSKDCKAGSLTITDKSKAINLDLISCLHRGSHFTSQQISVFCPGGCKDVAGEIWGQHGQGYRDTSMLCKAAIHAGVISDNLGGIINVTRHRGITLYEPSFANGVLSRIGSLSDKRLVFSRACDSLLAVMTFNASSMSEDVDRLNWIPENGNSRGQFVKWHASSEDQQPWLELELFNQSNITGIITEGLSNSFIETYIIKFRKDHKTWKNYKDATSKEKKVFEAYSDGHTMALNSLFPPITARYLQIWPQRWHRRVSVQVQVLGCPLPGLIPRSRPGGSSVEKTVPTETVLPNEFSTESPVVISSSQNSNHPVILVIGVVLCVALCVWCLLAGLLWRRRKKGVNMNKCCLDTDCQGVHGKKLPYTESELVSYPLARSIHDSLPNPPLNEYAEPDVLASGPKVGVTFRPPLDEGYTVPFSINHYDTPNQLPQYAEPLRLEPEYATPFNEPVLDPSITTQLKTLQNFSHLHTAPSALQYDCPAHRRLSNGYCTPFISGITNYTQPQPVDSVVQHTYHEPL, encoded by the exons GTGATGGTTGTGGACACACAGTCTTGAGTCCCAAGAGTGGCACCGTGGCCTCACGGAACTACCCCGGCACCTACCCCaaccacacacagtgtgtgtggacCCTGAAAGTGCCGACAGGATACACACTGCGCCTCACCTTCGGGGACTTTGACCTGGAATGGAGTAAGGACTGCAAAGCTGGATCTCTTACCATCACTGACAAAAGTAAAGCCATCAACTTGG ACCTCATATCATGTCTTCACAGAGGAAGCCACTTCACCTCCCAGCAGATCAG TGTGTTTTGTCCTGGGGGCTGCAAGGATGTGGCAGGGGAGATCTGGGGTCAGCATGGACAAGGCTACAGAGAT ACCTCCATGCTATGCAAAGCTGCAATCCATGCAGGGGTCATATCAGACAACCTGGGAGGCATAATTAATGTGACCCGGCACAGAGGCATCACGCTGTACGAACCGAGTTTTGCTAATGGAGTTCTGTCCAGAAT AGGGTCATTGTCCGATAAGAGGCTAGTCTTCAGCAGAG CATGTGACAGTCTGTTAGCGGTTATGACCTTCAATGCATCCTCCATGTCGGAGGATGTGGACAGACTGAACTGGATTCCAGAAAATGGGAACTCAAgaggccagtttgtaaagtggcaCGCCAGCAGTGAGGATCAGCAACCATGGCTGGAGCTGGAGCTCTTTAATCAGAGCAACATCACAG gaataaTAACAGAGGGACTGTCAAACTCTTTCATTGAGACTTACATAATCAAGTTTCGCAAAGACCACAAAACCTGGAAAAATTACAAGGATGCAACCAGCAAAGAGAAAAAG GTGTTTGAAGCCTACTCTGATGGCCACACAATGGCTCTCAACAGCCTGTTTCCCCCAATAACAGCCCGTTACCTCCAGATCTGGCCCCAGCGCTGGCACAGAAGAGTCTCTGTACAGGTGCAAGTGCTTGGCTGTCCATTGCCTGGGTTGATTCCCCGATCCCGCCCTGGTG GATCCAGCGTGGAGAAGACGGTTCCCACAGAAACCGTGCTGCCAAATGAGTTCTCCACGGAGAGTCCTGTGGTCATAAGCTCAAGCCAAA ATTCCAACCATCCAGTGATATTGGTGATCGGTGTGGTTCTGTgtgtggctctgtgtgtgtggtgtctgtTGGCAGGACTGTTGTGGAGGAGAAG GAAAAAGGGTGTGAACATGAATAAGTGTTGCCTCGACACAG ACTGTCAAGGTGTCCATGGGAAAAAACTGCCATATACAGAATCAGAGCTTGTGTCCTACCCTCTGGCGAGGAGCATCCATGACAGCCTGCCTAACCCTCCTCTCAATG AGTATGCTGAGCCTGATGTTCTTGCAAGTGGCCCGAAAGTGGGTGTCACCTTCCGGCCACCTCTGGATGAGGGCTACACTGTTCCCTTTTCCATTAACCATTATGACACACCAAATCAGCTTCCTCAATACGCTGAGCCCCTGCGGCTCGAGCCAGAATACGCCACACCATTCAACGAGCCTGTCCTTGATCCCTCCATCACCACACAGCTAAAGACTCTGCAGAACTTCTCTCACCTTCATACAGCTCCCAGTGCCTTACAATATGACTGCCCTGCTCACCGACGTCTTTCTAATGGATACTGCACTCCTTTTATCAGCGGCATCACAAACTACACACAACCCCAGCCTGTAGATTCGGTAGTGCAGCATACATATCACGAGCCCCTGTGA